From a single Brassica oleracea var. oleracea cultivar TO1000 chromosome C5, BOL, whole genome shotgun sequence genomic region:
- the LOC106294755 gene encoding BTB/POZ domain-containing protein At1g04390 isoform X1, protein MASSKGGNTTAHMNTLHQRLYHALNLGFRRVSDEKEKKWECTDIEIQRHVVRSISAFLDCFSRATANHRLIKDSISDIARALVFILGYRNRAVVGLAANVVIKLLRIVPPSLLQSYSLDLVESLSSSVQQVEASLPCAVALNAVLVNVRETKEKEVWKVLEEGRTVVSVVANLQSFSEGNVSVEWFQEMASLLSTVMLKWPQSRYLVWNDPDLMGLLESVSQKPDMDLRFAALKLYSSLALCGHGANELLDNGKAMLDMMISCMDESSPPNARIEGFKLAQRLATGNRECLKMINICSDPLVKVIVWTIRSGKLENDRIEACKLAFITRWEGKHHIYFWKYRISEALLSLVVENFCSESSLDGHASLEEEISVAEKILNANFLPSLRSYVWDIIGFLAAHSEEEFDSTSRGEELNLNFLVTCACLTFSRSVQKGYQICQTDTISASQSESASRAVLMMIYSPSKYISSRARDTLSFIIGEDGEQNLYSLVNFLSYIPSSGDYVLPNILQTTVCLVGLACYSSIPQYASFTLRNQGLEILLSFCSWYQRNRENVGASSFAPYPQSSAEKRICCWECTEDWDNKDAILLYALLALAELVNHSFSEHNHAEEFLNKRESVRDRLCTTLQEIRDGTYGSGPRWYAAYILSYLGYYGFQDKLGKRLMGAYEDEECSDMRLLFANGNGASVNKVILAVRCPTLLPPKEGAHSGTVQEIRMSANVDTLALVKLLEFAYSGYVEVESSTLKKLKTLARHCKTKILLQMLCRGRPKWGSSIPRIDLPLALTLKLIHFSDVILVPKETNMASFNCRLCSSTSPHAHSHRFILSSGCEYLRALFRSGMQESHLDRLNVPVSWLGLTKLVNWFYCDELPKPPSGCRWTNMDTDAKLQELQAYVEIYSLTEWWIMEDLQNDCAKVILSCLESARELSIKTIELAASFSMWKLVEAAAEHAAPIYHQLRDSGELDELDDELVNLIRTAAVQFSQQGG, encoded by the exons ATGGCGTCGTCGAAGGGAGGAAACACCACCGCACATATGAATACTCTTCACCAGCGCCTTTATCACGCTCTCAACCTCGGCTTCAG GAGGGTAAGTGATGAGAAGGAGAAGAAGTGGGAGTGTACTGATATCGAGATACAGAGGCACGTCGTTAGATCAATTTCAGCTTTTCTTGATTGCTTCTCTCGTGCAACAGCTAACCATCGTCTCATCAAG GATTCAATATCTGACATAGCCAGGGCATTGGTGTTTATTCTAGGGTATAGAAACAGAGCTGTGGTGGGTTTAGCAGCCAATGTGGTCATTAAGCTGCTCCGTATCGTTCCTCCTTCTCTCCTTCAATCGTATTCTTTGGATCTTGTGGAGTCTTTGTCATCAAGTGTTCAGCAAGTGGAAGCTTCCCTTCCTTGTGCTGTTGCTTTGAACGCTGTTCTTGTAAACGTGAGAGAAACTAAGGAGAAAGAAGTGTGGAAGGTTTTAGAAGAAGGGAGAACTGTGGTTTCTGTGGTTGCTAATCTGCAGAGTTTTTCTGAAGGGAATGTGTCGGTGGAATGGTTTCAGGAGATGGCTTCGCTTTTAAGTACTGTAATGTTGAAATGGCCTCAGTCAAGGTATTTGGTCTGGAATGATCCTGACTTGATGGGTTTATTGGAGAGTGTTAGTCAGAAGCCTGATATGGATTTGAGATTTGCAGCTTTGAAGCTGTATTCTTCTCTAG CGCTTTGTGGCCATGGTGCCAATGAGCTTCTAGATAATGGGAAGGCTATGTTAGATATGATGATTAGCTGCATGGACGAATCAAGCCCTCCAAATGCTAGAATTGAAGGGTTTAAGCTAGCACAAAGGCTTGCG ACAGGTAACAGAGAATGCTTGAAGATGATAAACATATGTTCTGATCCCCTAGTAAAGGTTATAGTCTGGACAATAAGGTCGGGAAAGCTTGAAAATGATCGGATAGAGGCTTGTAAACTGGCCTTTATCACTCGTTGGGAAGGGAAACATCATATTTATTTCTGGAAGTATCGGATCTCAGAAGCGCTTCTTAGTCTTGTGGTGGAGAATTTTTGTAGTGAATCCTCCTTGGATGGTCATGCGTCTCTGGAAGAAGAAATTTCTGTTGCTGAGAAGATACTCAATGCAAATTTTCTACCTAGTCTAAGGTCATATGTTTGGGATATAATTGGATTCTTGGCAGCTCACAGTGAGGAAGAGTTTGATTCTACTTCGCGTGGAGAAGAACTCAACCTCAACTTTCTTGTCACATGTGCATG CTTGACCTTTTCAAGGTCGGTTCAGAAAGGGTACCAGATATGTCAAACCGATACTATCAGTGCCTCCCAAAGTGAGTCAGCATCAAGAGCTGTGCTAATGATGATATATTCACCCTCCAAATACATATCATCAAGGGCCAGAGATACCCTCTCGTTTATCATAGGAGAAGATGGTGAGCAGAACTTGTATTCCCTTGTGAATTTCCTAAGTTATATTCCGTCTTCTGGAGACTATGTACTGCCAAATATACTGCAAACTACCGTCTGTTTGGTTGGCTTGGCATGCTATTCATCAATCCCTCAGTATGCGAGTTTCACTTTAAGAAACCAGGGTTTGGAGATACTGTTATCTTTCTGTAGTTGGTATCAGAGGAATCGTGAGAATGTTGGAGCATCGAGTTTTGCTCCTTATCCCCAAAGCAGTGCTGAGAAGAGGATATGTTGCTGGGAATGTACGGAGGACTGGGACAACAAAGATGCTATTCTTCTCTATGCGCTCTTGGCTCTGGCCGAGTTGGTAAATCATTCTTTCTCTGAACATAATCACGCCGAAGAATTTTTGAACAAGAGAGAAAGTGTGAGAGATCGGTTATGCACCACGCTTCAGGAGATCCGAGATGGAACGTATGGCTCTGGTCCAAGGTGGTATGCCGCATACATCCTAAGCTATCTTGGATACTATGGCTTCCAAGATAAGTTGGGGAAAAGACTCATGGGAGCTTATGAAGATGAGGAATGTAGTGATATGCGACTCCTTTTCGCTAATGGGAATGGTGCGAGTGTGAACAAAGTTATTCTGGCTGTCAGGTGTCCAACGTTACTGCCGCCTAAGGAGGGAGCTCACAGTGGAACGGTTCAAGAAATTCGCATGTCTGCCAATGTGGATACTCTGGCGCTTGTTAAGTTGTTGGAGTTTGCTTACTCTGGATATGTGGAAGTAGAGAGTTCGACTCTGAAAAAGCTGAAAACATTGGCGAGACATTGTAAGACAAAGATTCTGCTTCAGATGCTATGCAGAGGAAGACCCAAGTGGGGGTCTTCAATACCAAGAATCGATCTACCCCTTGCCCTCACTCTTAAACTCATCCATTTCTC GGATGTTATATTAGTTCCTAAAGAAACAAACATGGCTAGCTTCAACTGCCGTTTGTGTTCCTCAACATCTCCTCACGCCCACTCTCACCGGTTTATACTATCGTCAGGCTGTGAATACCTGCGTGCCTTGTTCCGGTCCGGAATGCAGGAGAG CCATCTGGATAGGCTTAACGTTCCTGTGAGCTGGCTGGGGCTAACTAAGCTTGTAAATTGGTTCTACTGTGATGAATTGCCAAAACCTCCGTCGGGTTGCAGATGGACCAACATGGACACCGATGCAAAACTGCAGGAGCTTCAAGCTTACGTGGAGATATACTCTCTTACCGAATGGTGGATAATGGAAGATCTCCAAAACGACTGCGCTAAAGTGATTCTCTCTTGCTTGGAATCCGCTAGAGAGTTATCGATCAAGACAATCGAATTAGCTGCAAGTTTCTCGATGTGGAAACTGGTGGAAGCGGCTGCTGAGCATGCAGCTCCTATTTACCATCAGCTTCGTGACTCGGGTGAGCTCGATGAGCTAGATGATGAGCTGGTTAACTTGATCCGAACCGCTGCTGTTCAGTTTTCTCAACAGGGTGGTTAA
- the LOC106294755 gene encoding BTB/POZ domain-containing protein At1g04390 isoform X2, whose translation MASLLSTVMLKWPQSRYLVWNDPDLMGLLESVSQKPDMDLRFAALKLYSSLALCGHGANELLDNGKAMLDMMISCMDESSPPNARIEGFKLAQRLATGNRECLKMINICSDPLVKVIVWTIRSGKLENDRIEACKLAFITRWEGKHHIYFWKYRISEALLSLVVENFCSESSLDGHASLEEEISVAEKILNANFLPSLRSYVWDIIGFLAAHSEEEFDSTSRGEELNLNFLVTCACLTFSRSVQKGYQICQTDTISASQSESASRAVLMMIYSPSKYISSRARDTLSFIIGEDGEQNLYSLVNFLSYIPSSGDYVLPNILQTTVCLVGLACYSSIPQYASFTLRNQGLEILLSFCSWYQRNRENVGASSFAPYPQSSAEKRICCWECTEDWDNKDAILLYALLALAELVNHSFSEHNHAEEFLNKRESVRDRLCTTLQEIRDGTYGSGPRWYAAYILSYLGYYGFQDKLGKRLMGAYEDEECSDMRLLFANGNGASVNKVILAVRCPTLLPPKEGAHSGTVQEIRMSANVDTLALVKLLEFAYSGYVEVESSTLKKLKTLARHCKTKILLQMLCRGRPKWGSSIPRIDLPLALTLKLIHFSDVILVPKETNMASFNCRLCSSTSPHAHSHRFILSSGCEYLRALFRSGMQESHLDRLNVPVSWLGLTKLVNWFYCDELPKPPSGCRWTNMDTDAKLQELQAYVEIYSLTEWWIMEDLQNDCAKVILSCLESARELSIKTIELAASFSMWKLVEAAAEHAAPIYHQLRDSGELDELDDELVNLIRTAAVQFSQQGG comes from the exons ATGGCTTCGCTTTTAAGTACTGTAATGTTGAAATGGCCTCAGTCAAGGTATTTGGTCTGGAATGATCCTGACTTGATGGGTTTATTGGAGAGTGTTAGTCAGAAGCCTGATATGGATTTGAGATTTGCAGCTTTGAAGCTGTATTCTTCTCTAG CGCTTTGTGGCCATGGTGCCAATGAGCTTCTAGATAATGGGAAGGCTATGTTAGATATGATGATTAGCTGCATGGACGAATCAAGCCCTCCAAATGCTAGAATTGAAGGGTTTAAGCTAGCACAAAGGCTTGCG ACAGGTAACAGAGAATGCTTGAAGATGATAAACATATGTTCTGATCCCCTAGTAAAGGTTATAGTCTGGACAATAAGGTCGGGAAAGCTTGAAAATGATCGGATAGAGGCTTGTAAACTGGCCTTTATCACTCGTTGGGAAGGGAAACATCATATTTATTTCTGGAAGTATCGGATCTCAGAAGCGCTTCTTAGTCTTGTGGTGGAGAATTTTTGTAGTGAATCCTCCTTGGATGGTCATGCGTCTCTGGAAGAAGAAATTTCTGTTGCTGAGAAGATACTCAATGCAAATTTTCTACCTAGTCTAAGGTCATATGTTTGGGATATAATTGGATTCTTGGCAGCTCACAGTGAGGAAGAGTTTGATTCTACTTCGCGTGGAGAAGAACTCAACCTCAACTTTCTTGTCACATGTGCATG CTTGACCTTTTCAAGGTCGGTTCAGAAAGGGTACCAGATATGTCAAACCGATACTATCAGTGCCTCCCAAAGTGAGTCAGCATCAAGAGCTGTGCTAATGATGATATATTCACCCTCCAAATACATATCATCAAGGGCCAGAGATACCCTCTCGTTTATCATAGGAGAAGATGGTGAGCAGAACTTGTATTCCCTTGTGAATTTCCTAAGTTATATTCCGTCTTCTGGAGACTATGTACTGCCAAATATACTGCAAACTACCGTCTGTTTGGTTGGCTTGGCATGCTATTCATCAATCCCTCAGTATGCGAGTTTCACTTTAAGAAACCAGGGTTTGGAGATACTGTTATCTTTCTGTAGTTGGTATCAGAGGAATCGTGAGAATGTTGGAGCATCGAGTTTTGCTCCTTATCCCCAAAGCAGTGCTGAGAAGAGGATATGTTGCTGGGAATGTACGGAGGACTGGGACAACAAAGATGCTATTCTTCTCTATGCGCTCTTGGCTCTGGCCGAGTTGGTAAATCATTCTTTCTCTGAACATAATCACGCCGAAGAATTTTTGAACAAGAGAGAAAGTGTGAGAGATCGGTTATGCACCACGCTTCAGGAGATCCGAGATGGAACGTATGGCTCTGGTCCAAGGTGGTATGCCGCATACATCCTAAGCTATCTTGGATACTATGGCTTCCAAGATAAGTTGGGGAAAAGACTCATGGGAGCTTATGAAGATGAGGAATGTAGTGATATGCGACTCCTTTTCGCTAATGGGAATGGTGCGAGTGTGAACAAAGTTATTCTGGCTGTCAGGTGTCCAACGTTACTGCCGCCTAAGGAGGGAGCTCACAGTGGAACGGTTCAAGAAATTCGCATGTCTGCCAATGTGGATACTCTGGCGCTTGTTAAGTTGTTGGAGTTTGCTTACTCTGGATATGTGGAAGTAGAGAGTTCGACTCTGAAAAAGCTGAAAACATTGGCGAGACATTGTAAGACAAAGATTCTGCTTCAGATGCTATGCAGAGGAAGACCCAAGTGGGGGTCTTCAATACCAAGAATCGATCTACCCCTTGCCCTCACTCTTAAACTCATCCATTTCTC GGATGTTATATTAGTTCCTAAAGAAACAAACATGGCTAGCTTCAACTGCCGTTTGTGTTCCTCAACATCTCCTCACGCCCACTCTCACCGGTTTATACTATCGTCAGGCTGTGAATACCTGCGTGCCTTGTTCCGGTCCGGAATGCAGGAGAG CCATCTGGATAGGCTTAACGTTCCTGTGAGCTGGCTGGGGCTAACTAAGCTTGTAAATTGGTTCTACTGTGATGAATTGCCAAAACCTCCGTCGGGTTGCAGATGGACCAACATGGACACCGATGCAAAACTGCAGGAGCTTCAAGCTTACGTGGAGATATACTCTCTTACCGAATGGTGGATAATGGAAGATCTCCAAAACGACTGCGCTAAAGTGATTCTCTCTTGCTTGGAATCCGCTAGAGAGTTATCGATCAAGACAATCGAATTAGCTGCAAGTTTCTCGATGTGGAAACTGGTGGAAGCGGCTGCTGAGCATGCAGCTCCTATTTACCATCAGCTTCGTGACTCGGGTGAGCTCGATGAGCTAGATGATGAGCTGGTTAACTTGATCCGAACCGCTGCTGTTCAGTTTTCTCAACAGGGTGGTTAA
- the LOC106294756 gene encoding cryptochrome-2 isoform X1 — translation MATNRKTIVWFRRDLRIEDNPALAAAAREGSVFPVFIWQFHPGRASRWWMKQSLAHLNQSLKSLGSHLTFIKTHSTVSAILDCVRSTGATKVVFNHLYDPVSLVRDHNVKEKLVERGISVQGYNGDLLYEPWEINSENGKPFTSFAPYWKKCLDMSVESVMLPPPWRLMPLTAAAEGVWACSVEELGLENEAEKPSNALLTRAWSPGWSNADKILTEFIEKQLIDYAKNSKKVVGNSTSMLSPYLHFGEISVRRVFQCVRMKKIIWARDKNSEGEESADLFLRGIGQREYSRYICFNFPFTHEQSLLSHLRFFPWDADVGKFKAWSQGRTGYPLVDAGMRELWATGWMHNRIRVIVSSFAVKFLLLPWKWGMKYFWDTLLDADLECDIIGWQYISGSLPDGHELDRLDNPAIQGAKYDPEGEYIRQWLPELARMPTEWIHHPWDAPSTVLKASGVELGANYAKPIVDIDTARELLTKAISRTREAQIMIGAAPDEIVADSYEALEGNNTVKVPGLLCPSASSNDQRVPSAVRYSGSKRVKPAEEEEEEREMKRCREERDLFSTAESSSSDG, via the exons ATGGCGACGAACAGAAAGACTATAGTTTGGTTCAGAAGAGACCTAAGGATTGAGGATAACCCCGCACTAGCAGCAGCTGCTCGCGAAGGATCAGTCTTCCCTGTTTTCATTTGGCAGTTTCATCCAGGAAGAGCTTCAAGATGGTGGATGAAACAGTCTCTTGCTCACTTGAACCAATCCTTGAAGTCTCTTGGCTCCCACCTCACTTTTATCAAAACACATAGCACGGTTTCCGCTATCTTGGACTGTGTCCGCTCCACGGGTGCCACAAAAGTCGTCTTCAACCACCTCTACG ATCCTGTTTCGCTAGTTAGGGACCATAACGTAAAGGAGAAACTTGTGGAACGTGGGATCTCTGTGCAAGGCTACAATGGAGATCTATTGTATGAGCCTTGGGAGATAAACTCCGAAAATGGCAAACCTTTTACGAGTTTTGCTCCTTACTGGAAGAAATGCTTAGACATGTCGGTTGAATCCGTTATGCTTCCTCCTCCTTGGCGTTTGATGCCTCTAACTGCAG CAGCTGAAGGGGTGTGGGCATGTTCAGTAGAAGAGCTAGGACTAGAAAACGAGGCAGAGAAGCCAAGCAACGCGCTGTTAACTAGAGCTTGGTCACCAGGCTGGAGCAACGCTGATAAGATACTAACCGAGTTCATCGAGAAACAGTTGATAGACTACGCGAAGAACAGCAAGAAAGTAGTTGGGAACTCAACCTCGATGCTCTCTCCCTATCTCCACTTCGGAGAAATAAGCGTCAGACGTGTGTTCCAGTGCGTCCGTATGAAAAAAATCATATGGGCAAGAGATAAGAACAGTGAAGGAGAAGAGAGCGCGGATCTTTTTCTCAGAGGGATTGGTCAAAGAGAGTATTCTCGGTATATATGTTTCAACTTCCCTTTTACTCACGAGCAGTCTTTGTTGAGTCATCTTCGTTTCTTCCCTTGGGACGCTGACGTTGGCAAGTTCAAGGCTTGGAGTCAAGGAAGGACTGGGTATCCTTTGGTGGATGCTGGGATGAGGGAGCTTTGGGCTACTGGGTGGATGCATAACAGGATAAGAGTCATTGTTTCGAGCTTTGCTGTTAAGTTTCTCCTTCTTCCGTGGAAATGGGGAATGAAGTACTTTTGGGATACTCTTTTGGATGCTGATTTGGAATGTGACATCATTGGCTGGCAGTATATCTCCGGGAGCTTACCTGATGGCCACGAGCTTGATCGCTTGGACAATCCTGCG ATACAAGGCGCAAAGTATGATCCAGAAGGAGAGTACATAAGGCAATGGCTTCCCGAGCTGGCGAGAATGCCAACGGAATGGATCCATCACCCATGGGACGCACCTTCGACTGTACTCAAAGCTTCTGGAGTGGAACTCGGAGCAAACTACGCGAAACCCATCGTAGATATCGACACAGCTCGTGAGCTGCTAACCAAAGCCATATCAAGAACTCGCGAGGCACAGATCATGATCGGAGCCGCGCCTGATGAGATTGTAGCTGATAGCTACGAGGCCTTAGAGGGTAATAATACCGTTAAAGTACCTGGTCTTCTTTGCCCCTCTGCGTCTTCTAATGACCAGCGAGTACCTTCGGCGGTTCGTTACAGTGGGTCAAAGAGAGTGAAACCTGCGGAAGAAGAAGAAGAAGAGAGGGAGATGAAGAGATGTAGAGAAGAAAGAGACTTGTTTTCAACTGCTGAGTCATCTTCTTCTGATGGTTAG
- the LOC106294756 gene encoding cryptochrome-2 isoform X2, translated as MATNRKTIVWFRRDLRIEDNPALAAAAREGSVFPVFIWQFHPGRASRWWMKQSLAHLNQSLKSLGSHLTFIKTHSTVSAILDCVRSTGATKVVFNHLYDPVSLVRDHNVKEKLVERGISVQGYNGDLLYEPWEINSENGKPFTSFAPYWKKCLDMSVESVMLPPPWRLMPLTAAEGVWACSVEELGLENEAEKPSNALLTRAWSPGWSNADKILTEFIEKQLIDYAKNSKKVVGNSTSMLSPYLHFGEISVRRVFQCVRMKKIIWARDKNSEGEESADLFLRGIGQREYSRYICFNFPFTHEQSLLSHLRFFPWDADVGKFKAWSQGRTGYPLVDAGMRELWATGWMHNRIRVIVSSFAVKFLLLPWKWGMKYFWDTLLDADLECDIIGWQYISGSLPDGHELDRLDNPAIQGAKYDPEGEYIRQWLPELARMPTEWIHHPWDAPSTVLKASGVELGANYAKPIVDIDTARELLTKAISRTREAQIMIGAAPDEIVADSYEALEGNNTVKVPGLLCPSASSNDQRVPSAVRYSGSKRVKPAEEEEEEREMKRCREERDLFSTAESSSSDG; from the exons ATGGCGACGAACAGAAAGACTATAGTTTGGTTCAGAAGAGACCTAAGGATTGAGGATAACCCCGCACTAGCAGCAGCTGCTCGCGAAGGATCAGTCTTCCCTGTTTTCATTTGGCAGTTTCATCCAGGAAGAGCTTCAAGATGGTGGATGAAACAGTCTCTTGCTCACTTGAACCAATCCTTGAAGTCTCTTGGCTCCCACCTCACTTTTATCAAAACACATAGCACGGTTTCCGCTATCTTGGACTGTGTCCGCTCCACGGGTGCCACAAAAGTCGTCTTCAACCACCTCTACG ATCCTGTTTCGCTAGTTAGGGACCATAACGTAAAGGAGAAACTTGTGGAACGTGGGATCTCTGTGCAAGGCTACAATGGAGATCTATTGTATGAGCCTTGGGAGATAAACTCCGAAAATGGCAAACCTTTTACGAGTTTTGCTCCTTACTGGAAGAAATGCTTAGACATGTCGGTTGAATCCGTTATGCTTCCTCCTCCTTGGCGTTTGATGCCTCTAACTGCAG CTGAAGGGGTGTGGGCATGTTCAGTAGAAGAGCTAGGACTAGAAAACGAGGCAGAGAAGCCAAGCAACGCGCTGTTAACTAGAGCTTGGTCACCAGGCTGGAGCAACGCTGATAAGATACTAACCGAGTTCATCGAGAAACAGTTGATAGACTACGCGAAGAACAGCAAGAAAGTAGTTGGGAACTCAACCTCGATGCTCTCTCCCTATCTCCACTTCGGAGAAATAAGCGTCAGACGTGTGTTCCAGTGCGTCCGTATGAAAAAAATCATATGGGCAAGAGATAAGAACAGTGAAGGAGAAGAGAGCGCGGATCTTTTTCTCAGAGGGATTGGTCAAAGAGAGTATTCTCGGTATATATGTTTCAACTTCCCTTTTACTCACGAGCAGTCTTTGTTGAGTCATCTTCGTTTCTTCCCTTGGGACGCTGACGTTGGCAAGTTCAAGGCTTGGAGTCAAGGAAGGACTGGGTATCCTTTGGTGGATGCTGGGATGAGGGAGCTTTGGGCTACTGGGTGGATGCATAACAGGATAAGAGTCATTGTTTCGAGCTTTGCTGTTAAGTTTCTCCTTCTTCCGTGGAAATGGGGAATGAAGTACTTTTGGGATACTCTTTTGGATGCTGATTTGGAATGTGACATCATTGGCTGGCAGTATATCTCCGGGAGCTTACCTGATGGCCACGAGCTTGATCGCTTGGACAATCCTGCG ATACAAGGCGCAAAGTATGATCCAGAAGGAGAGTACATAAGGCAATGGCTTCCCGAGCTGGCGAGAATGCCAACGGAATGGATCCATCACCCATGGGACGCACCTTCGACTGTACTCAAAGCTTCTGGAGTGGAACTCGGAGCAAACTACGCGAAACCCATCGTAGATATCGACACAGCTCGTGAGCTGCTAACCAAAGCCATATCAAGAACTCGCGAGGCACAGATCATGATCGGAGCCGCGCCTGATGAGATTGTAGCTGATAGCTACGAGGCCTTAGAGGGTAATAATACCGTTAAAGTACCTGGTCTTCTTTGCCCCTCTGCGTCTTCTAATGACCAGCGAGTACCTTCGGCGGTTCGTTACAGTGGGTCAAAGAGAGTGAAACCTGCGGAAGAAGAAGAAGAAGAGAGGGAGATGAAGAGATGTAGAGAAGAAAGAGACTTGTTTTCAACTGCTGAGTCATCTTCTTCTGATGGTTAG
- the LOC106293213 gene encoding malate dehydrogenase, cytoplasmic 1, giving the protein MAKEPVRVLVTGAAGQIGYALVPMIARGIMLGADQPVILHMLDIPPAAEALNGVKMELIDAAFPLLKGVVATTDAVEGCTGVNVAVMVGGFPRKEGMERKDVMTKNVSIYKSQATALEKHAAPNCKVLVVANPANTNALILKEFAPSIPEKNITCLTRLDHNRALGQISERLSVPVSDVKNVIIWGNHSSSQYPDVNHAKVQTSAGEKPVRELVKNDEYLNGEFITTVQQRGAAIIKARKLSSALSAASSACDHIRDWVLGTPEGTFVSMGVYSDGSYDVPAGLIYSFPVTCRNGEWSIVQGLPIDEMSRKKMDLTAEELKEEKDLAYSCLS; this is encoded by the exons ATGGCGAAGGAACCAGTTCGTGTTCTCGTTACCGGTGCTGCAG GACAAATTGGATACGCTCTTGTCCCTATGATTGCGAGAGGTATCATGCTTGGTGCTGACCAGCCTGTGATCCTCCACATGTTGGATATTCCTCCTGCTGCTGAAGCACTCAACGGTGTCAAGATGGAGTTGATCGATGCTGCTTTCCCCCTTCTCAAAG GTGTTGTTGCTACAACTGATGCCGTTGAGGGATGCACTGGAGTCAACGTTGCTGTTATGGTTGGTGGTTTCCCGAGGAAAGAAGGAATGGAGAGGAAGGATGTTATGACCAAGAACGTCTCCATTTACAAGTCTCAGGCTACTGCTTTGGAGAAGCACGCCGCTCCAAACTGCAAG GTTCTTGTTGTTGCAAACCCTGCAAACACCAACGCATTGATCCTCAAGGAATTTGCACCATCCATCCCTGAGAAGAACATCACCTGTTTGACAAGGCTTGACCACAACAGGGCCTTGGGTCAGATCTCCGAGAGGTTGAGCGTGCCAGTGTCTGATGTTAAGAACGTGATCATCTGGGGAAACCACTCATCCTCACAGTACCCAGATGTCAACCATGCTAAGGTGCAGACATCGGCTGGAGAGAAGCCAGTCCGTGAACTCGTCAAGAACGATGAATACTTGAATGGAGAATTCATCACCACCGTTCAACAACGTGGAGCTGCAATCATCAAGGCGAGGAAGTTGTCAAGTGCACTCTCTGCTGCTAGCTCTGCTTGTGACCACATCCGTGACTGGGTCCTTGGAACTCCAGAG GGTACATTTGTTTCAATGGGAGTATACTCCGATGGCTCTTACGACGTTCCAGCTGGGCTTATCTACTCCTTCCCTGTCACTTGCCGCAATGGAGAGTGGAGTATTGTCCAAG GGCTTCCGATCGATGAAATGTCAAGGAAGAAGATGGATTTGACAGCAGAGGAGCTGAAGGAAGAGAAGGACTTGGCCTACTCATGCCTCTCTTAA